Proteins from one Malaya genurostris strain Urasoe2022 chromosome 2, Malgen_1.1, whole genome shotgun sequence genomic window:
- the LOC131433140 gene encoding (Lyso)-N-acylphosphatidylethanolamine lipase — protein sequence MAEIEIASHESWFNWTKYSHMLLRSIEKSILAHLRLPYRGMFVDIGPCVGEADKIWTISMNSESNRTPILMLHGLGAGVALWVLNLDEIAKQRPLYAIDILGFGRSSRPMFAEDAMVAEKQLVKSIDEWRKEMGLKEMIVLGHSLGGFLATSYTLSYPDRVKHLILADPWGFSEEPPDHEKRFKISWWGKPLVALAKSTNPLWIVRFFGPLGSWLIGKTRPDILRKFSGVVTNPDDIPNYIHQCNAQKPTGESAFHTMMQGLGWAKNPMIRRITQLKNNVPITFLYGSRSWVYNNAADTIRQLQQHDYIKMHSIENAGHHVYADDAGTFNRLVNEACALCDAEQLTTEQIKGTKSTKDT from the exons atggcAGAAATAGAGATTGCATCGCACGAAAG TTGGTTTAATTGGACAAAATATTCACACATGCTGCTGCGATCAATTGAAAAGTCGATTTTAGCAC ATCTACGACTTCCGTACCGGGGTATGTTTGTGGACATTGGGCCTTGTGTCGGAGAGGCTGATAAAATATGGACGATTTCAATGAATAGTGAGTCAAACCGAACACCGATACTCATGCTACACGGTCTAGGTGCAGGCGTTGCTCTTTGGGTGCtcaatctggatgaaattgccaaACAAAGGCCACTTTACGCTATTGACATTCTTGGATTTGGTAGGAGCTCTCGTCCAATGTTCGCAGAAGATGCTATGGTAGCCGAAAAACAATTGGTGAAATCTATAGATGAATGGCGTAAAGAAATGGGATTAAAAGAAATGATCGTTCTTGGCCATTCTTTAGGAGGTTTCTTGGCAACTAGTTATACCTTGTCATATCCTGATCG AGTAAAACATCTTATACTGGCGGACCCTTGGGGGTTCTCCGAAGAACCACCTGATCATGAAAAACGATTTAAAATAAGTTGGTGGGGAAAACCTTTGGTGGCCTTAGCAAAATCAACAAATCCTCTTTGGATTGTTCGTTTTTTTGGACCTTTAGGATCATGGCTGATTGGAAAGACTCGTCCTGATATTCTTAGGAAATTTTCTGGAGTGGTTACAAATCCAGATGATATCCCAAACTATATTCATCAATGCAACGCACAAAAACCAAC CGGCGAGAGTGCTTTTCACACAATGATGCAGGGCTTAGGTTGGGCCAAAAATCCCATGATTAGGCGAATAACACAATTGAAGAATAACGTTCCGATAACGTTTTTGTATGGTTCGCGTTCCTGGGTTTACAATAATGCTGCCGACACGATTAGGCAACTTCAGCAACATGATTACATTAAGATGCATTCTATAGAGAACGCTGGACATCATGTATATGCGGACGATGCAGGCACTTTTAACAGGTTAGTTAACGAAGCTTGTGCCTTGTGCGACGCAGAACAACTGACAACCGAACAAATAAAAGGAACTAAGAGTACAAAAGATACGTGA